One genomic window of Medicago truncatula cultivar Jemalong A17 chromosome 1, MtrunA17r5.0-ANR, whole genome shotgun sequence includes the following:
- the LOC11428006 gene encoding 40S ribosomal protein S18 isoform X2: MSLVANEEFQHILRVLNTNVDGKQKIQFAMTSIKGIGRRFANICCKKADVDMNKRAGELSAAELDNIMTVVANPRQFKVPDWFLNRKKDYKDGKFSQVVSNQLDMKLRDDLERLKKIRNHRGLRHYWGLRVRGQHTKTTGRRGKTVGVSKKR; this comes from the exons TCTTTGGTTGCGAACGAAGAATTTCAGCACATTCTGCGTGTGTTGAACACAAATGTTGATGGAAAGCAGAAGATCCAGTTCGCAATGACCTCAATCAAGGGTATTGGAAGAAGATTTGCTAACATCTGCTGTAAGAAAGCTGATGTTGACATGAACAAGAG GGCTGGTGAATTGAGTGCTGCAGAGTTGGATAATATTATGACAGTGGTTGCGAATCCTCGTCAATTTAAGGTTCCAGATTGGTTTTTGAACAGAAAGAAGGATTACAAGGATGGGAAATTCTCTCAGGTTGTCTCCAATCAACTCGACATGAAGTTGAGAGATGATTTGGAGAGACTCAAGAAGATCCG GAATCACCGGGGTTTGAGGCACTACTGGGGCCTTCGTGTTCGTGGTCAGCATACCAAGACTACAGGCCGCAGGGGAAAGACCGTTGGTGTCTCAAAGAAGCGTTAA
- the LOC11428006 gene encoding 40S ribosomal protein S18 isoform X1, which yields MSLVANEEFQHILRVLNTNVDGKQKIQFAMTSIKGIGRRFANICCKKADVDMNKRAGELSAAELDNIMTVVANPRQFKVPDWFLNRKKDYKDGKFSQVVSNQLDMKLRDDLERLKKIRNHRGLRHYWGLRVRGQHTKTTGRRGKTVGVSKKR from the exons ATG TCTTTGGTTGCGAACGAAGAATTTCAGCACATTCTGCGTGTGTTGAACACAAATGTTGATGGAAAGCAGAAGATCCAGTTCGCAATGACCTCAATCAAGGGTATTGGAAGAAGATTTGCTAACATCTGCTGTAAGAAAGCTGATGTTGACATGAACAAGAG GGCTGGTGAATTGAGTGCTGCAGAGTTGGATAATATTATGACAGTGGTTGCGAATCCTCGTCAATTTAAGGTTCCAGATTGGTTTTTGAACAGAAAGAAGGATTACAAGGATGGGAAATTCTCTCAGGTTGTCTCCAATCAACTCGACATGAAGTTGAGAGATGATTTGGAGAGACTCAAGAAGATCCG GAATCACCGGGGTTTGAGGCACTACTGGGGCCTTCGTGTTCGTGGTCAGCATACCAAGACTACAGGCCGCAGGGGAAAGACCGTTGGTGTCTCAAAGAAGCGTTAA
- the LOC112418652 gene encoding uncharacterized protein, whose protein sequence is MPARLLVADNDAYLNGICHWCAQANSKMKFNLVSFDLSNEVYFITPFPLEGMYDDFGFSVQVLNGSVAVILKDVKDMSFHVSILGELGVKESWVRLFNVDPFPIQHSTEPFLACIPNPTGAWKEGNIFFRTPNYELACLDLTTGVIEEIGVRVENYCCQMVVYKKNLLSFGVADN, encoded by the coding sequence atgccAGCTCGTCTCCTGGTTGCTGATAATGATGCGTACTTGAATGGGATTTGTCATTGGTGTGCGCAAGCAAATAGTAAAATGAAATTCAACTTGGTCTCCTTTGACTTGAGCAACGAGGTGTATTTTATTACACCTTTTCCTTTAGAAGGCATGTATGATGATTTTGGTTTTAGCGTGCAAGTGTTAAATGGGTCTGTTGCTGTGATATTAAAGGATGTAAAGGACATGTCTTTCCATGTATCAATTTTGGGTGAGCTTGGTGTTAAGGAATCCTGGGTTAGACTCTTCAATGTTGATCCTTTTCCCATTCAACATTCTACTGAACCTTTTTTGGCTTGCATTCCAAATCCTACCGGAGCTTGGAAAGAGGGCAATATATTCTTCAGAACACCAAATTATGAACTAGCTTGTTTAGACTTGACTACCGGGGTGATTGAGGAGATTGGTGTTAGAGTAGAAAATTATTGTTGCCAAATGGTAGTTTACAAGAAAAACCTTCTTTCGTTTGGAGTTGCAGacaattaa
- the LOC11410575 gene encoding putative F-box protein At3g16210: MAPSTSKEKMKQVSSGNYISDDIAFFILSKLPVKSIKSFYCVRKSWSLLLENPNFFKMFRDNLISKSHPLYDDACLILNQYLRSDDYWKLYFLSGDKFQNRVLLLMEFFVYVALIIMVLKILLWNPEIDQVKVIPSGIAELPPKVRSEIKLHGFGYDHVRNDYKVIQHVDMITFNITPWDVVKQEPFWEIYSLKSDS, from the exons ATGGCTCCATCAACATCTAAGGAGAAGATGAAACAGGTTAGTAGTGGTAACTATATTTCCGATGACATCGCTTTCTTCATTCTCTCTAAGCTTCCTGTCAAGTCTATTAAGAGCTTTTACTGTGTTCGCAAATCATGGTCATTGTTACttgaaaaccctaatttcttcaaaatgtTCCGCGACAATCTCATTTCCAAATCTCATCCACTCTATGATGATGCTTGTCTCATTCTTAACCAGTATCTCCGTTCTGATGATTATTGgaaactttattttctttctggTGACAAGTTTCAGAATCGA gTTCTTCTGTTAATGGAATTCTTTGTATATGTGGCATTGATCATTATGGTGCTAAAAATACTATTGTGGAACCCAGAGATTGATCAAGTTAAGGTCATTCCTTCCGGTATTGCTGAGCTTCCACCTAAGGTTAGGAGTGAGATTAAGCTACATGGGTTCGGTTATGATCATGTTAGGAATGACTATAAAGTCATTCAACATGTGGATATGATTACATTTAATATTACCCCTTGGGATGTTGTGAAGCAAGAGCCTTTCTGGGAGATTTATAGTCTTAAAAGTGATTCCTAg